One genomic segment of Gottschalkia acidurici 9a includes these proteins:
- a CDS encoding RNA-guided endonuclease InsQ/TnpB family protein, protein MILAKKIRIIPNTEQEQQLWKSVGTARYIYNWALAREEDNYKKGGKFINDGNLRKEIILMKQAEEYKWLKEVSNNIAKQAVKDACNAYKRFFKGLADKPRFKSKRKSKPSFYNDNVKLKVKHKQILIEKVGWIKTSEQIPMNVKYTNPRVSFDGKYWYISVGVEKQNPKVELTDESIGIDIGIKDLAVCSNGMIFKNINKTGSVKKLEKRLRRLQRKVSRKYELNKEGRKFVKTSNIIKLEKQIRLLHRRLSNIRNNHLHQSTTKIVKTKPSRVVMETLNIKGMMKNKHLSKAIAKQGLYEFKRQLQYKSEFYGIEFDEADKWYPSSKTCSKCGHIKAKLSLSERTYICEECGATIDRDLNASINLSRYSA, encoded by the coding sequence ATGATACTGGCGAAGAAGATTAGAATTATACCTAATACAGAACAAGAACAACAACTTTGGAAATCCGTTGGAACTGCAAGATATATATATAACTGGGCACTTGCAAGAGAAGAAGATAATTATAAAAAAGGTGGTAAATTTATAAATGATGGAAATTTAAGAAAAGAAATCATTTTAATGAAACAAGCAGAAGAATATAAATGGCTTAAAGAAGTGTCCAATAATATAGCAAAACAGGCTGTAAAAGATGCTTGTAATGCTTATAAAAGATTCTTTAAAGGGTTAGCAGATAAACCAAGATTTAAAAGCAAAAGAAAAAGCAAACCATCATTTTATAATGACAATGTAAAGCTAAAAGTTAAACATAAACAGATTCTTATAGAAAAAGTAGGCTGGATAAAAACATCAGAACAAATACCAATGAATGTGAAATACACTAATCCAAGAGTAAGTTTTGATGGGAAGTATTGGTATATATCGGTAGGCGTTGAGAAGCAAAATCCAAAAGTAGAATTAACTGATGAAAGTATAGGAATAGATATTGGAATTAAAGACCTTGCTGTATGTTCTAATGGAATGATTTTTAAAAATATTAATAAAACAGGGTCAGTAAAAAAATTAGAAAAAAGATTACGTAGGTTGCAACGTAAAGTATCAAGAAAATATGAATTAAATAAAGAAGGGAGGAAGTTCGTCAAAACAAGCAACATTATAAAACTAGAAAAGCAAATTAGATTACTTCATAGAAGACTATCTAATATTAGAAACAACCACTTACACCAATCAACTACAAAGATAGTGAAAACCAAGCCATCAAGAGTAGTAATGGAAACACTTAATATAAAAGGAATGATGAAAAATAAACATTTATCAAAAGCTATAGCCAAACAAGGACTATATGAGTTTAAAAGACAACTTCAATATAAAAGTGAATTCTATGGAATTGAGTTTGATGAAGCAGATAAATGGTATCCATCGTCAAAGACATGTAGTAAGTGTGGACATATAAAAGCTAAATTATCACTATCAGAAAGAACTTATATCTGTGAAGAGTGTGGTGCAACTATTGACAGAGATTTAAATGCATCAATTAATTTAAGCAGATATTCAGCATAA
- a CDS encoding IS607 family transposase yields MKYYSIGEFAKRIGKNPQTLREWDKKDILKPHHVAPTGYRYYSQEQLNHFLGIKGIQTKTKKIIGYCRVSSHKQKDDLERQIENVKTYMIAKGYQFEIIQDIGSGINYNKKGLNQLIDMITNSEVEKVVILYKDRLLRFGFEIIENLCNKYGTTIEIIDNTEKTEEQELVEDLIQIVTVFSCRLQGKKANKAKKMIKELLEDDTGEED; encoded by the coding sequence ATGAAATATTATTCAATAGGAGAATTTGCAAAACGTATAGGTAAAAATCCTCAAACATTAAGAGAGTGGGATAAAAAAGATATATTAAAGCCACATCACGTTGCACCAACTGGATATAGGTATTATTCACAAGAGCAACTTAATCATTTTTTAGGTATTAAAGGTATTCAAACAAAAACTAAAAAAATAATAGGATATTGTAGAGTTAGTTCTCACAAACAAAAAGACGATTTGGAACGTCAAATTGAAAATGTTAAAACATATATGATAGCAAAAGGTTATCAGTTTGAAATAATACAAGATATAGGAAGTGGAATTAACTACAATAAAAAAGGATTAAATCAACTAATAGATATGATAACTAATTCAGAAGTTGAAAAGGTAGTAATTCTATATAAAGATAGGCTGTTAAGATTTGGCTTTGAAATAATAGAAAATTTATGTAATAAGTATGGAACTACTATTGAAATTATAGATAATACTGAAAAGACAGAAGAACAGGAATTAGTTGAAGATTTAATTCAAATTGTTACAGTCTTTAGTTGTAGACTTCAAGGTAAAAAAGCAAATAAAGCAAAGAAAATGATTAAGGAGTTGTTAGAGGATGATACTGGCGAAGAAGATTAG
- a CDS encoding HAD family hydrolase: protein MIVYDIPGRGKVEIENIILDYNGTIAVEGQLIEGVQEKLLDMKDKLKIHIVTADTYGTVEKQCKDIGINIITFPKENAGESKKLILKSLGKEKTICVGNGFNDIEMFKDCKISIAIIEKEGCSGKLLPYADIVTKSIIDALNIILNKNMMKATLRN from the coding sequence ATGATAGTATATGATATACCGGGAAGAGGAAAAGTTGAAATAGAAAATATAATATTAGACTATAATGGAACTATAGCAGTGGAAGGTCAATTAATAGAGGGAGTCCAAGAAAAACTATTAGATATGAAGGATAAACTTAAAATACATATAGTTACAGCAGATACTTATGGGACAGTAGAGAAACAATGTAAAGATATAGGGATAAATATAATAACTTTTCCAAAAGAAAACGCAGGAGAATCTAAGAAACTTATATTAAAAAGTTTAGGGAAAGAAAAAACAATATGTGTTGGAAATGGATTTAATGATATAGAAATGTTTAAAGATTGTAAAATATCTATAGCAATAATAGAAAAAGAGGGATGTTCAGGGAAGCTTCTACCATATGCCGATATAGTTACAAAATCTATAATAGATGCTCTAAATATAATATTAAACAAAAATATGATGAAAGCTACACTTAGAAATTGA
- a CDS encoding phosphate ABC transporter ATP-binding protein: MDIIKIKNLNTKYGNKVISKNLSMDIKKNKITAIIGPSGCGKSTLLMSLNRILEENGGDSKGDIVFKDKDILSYSKNEIRKSIGMLFQKPVPFPLSIYKNLTYAPIYYGIKDKDKLDEIVKETLKKVHLFDEVKDDLDMYATNLSGGQQQRLCMARALTVNPEVLLLDEPCSALDVKNTANVEKILLEFSKSYTIVIVTHNLSQAKRISDYTAFLLDGDIVEYGETEQIFNNPKDIRTREYIEGIYG, translated from the coding sequence ATGGATATAATTAAAATAAAAAATTTAAATACTAAATACGGCAATAAGGTAATATCAAAAAATTTATCTATGGATATAAAGAAAAATAAAATAACTGCAATAATAGGTCCGTCTGGTTGTGGAAAATCAACTTTACTTATGAGCTTAAATCGCATATTGGAGGAAAATGGTGGAGACTCTAAAGGTGATATAGTATTTAAAGATAAAGACATACTATCTTATTCTAAGAATGAGATAAGAAAAAGTATAGGAATGTTGTTTCAAAAACCTGTGCCTTTTCCATTATCAATATATAAAAACTTAACATATGCTCCTATATATTACGGAATAAAAGATAAGGATAAATTAGATGAAATAGTGAAAGAAACTCTGAAGAAAGTACATCTGTTTGATGAAGTCAAAGATGATTTAGACATGTATGCTACGAATCTATCAGGAGGACAACAACAAAGACTATGCATGGCTAGAGCACTTACTGTAAATCCAGAGGTTTTATTACTGGATGAACCATGTTCAGCATTAGATGTAAAAAATACAGCTAATGTAGAAAAAATACTTTTGGAATTTTCTAAAAGCTATACGATAGTCATAGTTACACATAACCTATCTCAGGCAAAAAGAATATCCGATTATACTGCATTCTTACTTGATGGAGATATTGTGGAATATGGAGAGACAGAACAGATATTTAATAATCCAAAAGATATTAGAACTAGAGAATATATAGAAGGCATATATGGATAA
- a CDS encoding PstA family ABC transporter permease has translation MIEKVKEYLFKIWITLSILVLFIAISYVIIYIIKNGINSISLEFIFDNPKGFPLGSEGGIFPAIVGSLLLMTIACIFSSILAISTAIYIVFYCESKKIESLIHMVIQCMAGIPSIILGLFGYTLLVLYMRLGRSALAGGITLGIMILPYIQVRIEKILREVDINIINSSYVLGISKYYMIFKLILPICKENIISTITLAGSFAIGASAPIILTAAVISAPVPNSIHSPVMALPFHLYILTGEGISLENSYATSLVLIMIVLVINIISVILFIKKKGR, from the coding sequence ATGATTGAAAAAGTAAAAGAGTATTTATTTAAAATATGGATTACATTGAGCATATTAGTCTTATTTATTGCAATAAGTTATGTTATTATATACATAATAAAAAATGGCATAAATTCTATTAGCTTAGAGTTTATATTTGATAATCCTAAAGGTTTTCCATTAGGTTCAGAGGGTGGAATATTTCCAGCTATAGTAGGTAGCTTACTTCTAATGACTATAGCTTGTATATTTTCATCAATTTTGGCTATATCAACTGCCATATATATAGTATTCTATTGTGAATCTAAAAAAATAGAAAGTTTAATACATATGGTGATTCAATGTATGGCTGGAATACCGTCTATAATATTGGGACTATTCGGATATACTTTGCTAGTATTGTATATGAGGTTAGGAAGATCAGCATTAGCTGGTGGAATAACTTTAGGCATTATGATACTTCCTTATATTCAAGTAAGAATAGAAAAAATTCTAAGAGAAGTTGATATTAATATAATAAATTCATCTTATGTACTAGGAATATCTAAATACTATATGATTTTTAAACTTATACTTCCAATATGCAAAGAAAATATCATATCTACAATAACTTTAGCAGGAAGTTTTGCAATAGGAGCATCTGCGCCAATAATACTAACAGCAGCAGTTATATCTGCTCCGGTACCAAATTCGATACATTCCCCAGTTATGGCTTTACCATTTCATTTGTATATATTAACAGGAGAAGGTATTTCCTTGGAAAACTCTTATGCAACATCGCTTGTTCTTATAATGATAGTGTTAGTTATAAATATCATATCGGTGATTTTATTCATAAAGAAGAAAGGAAGATAG
- the pstC gene encoding phosphate ABC transporter permease subunit PstC codes for MQNMKENIFKYIIRLLTLISLLILVFIIIFIFKESFKFFKEVSILRFITGETWNPLGSPEKLSILPTILGTLYVSLVAITIALPIGIGSSIVISSYIGGSGKIFINLLLDILVGIPSVVYGFIGLIVLVKFLETNFSFSSGESILAGGILLSIMIIPYIISTCSESMNKINKKYSKDSSVLGVSKSYMLRKILIPQSKKSIVAGAVLALSRAMGETMAVMMVIGNAPIIPRLLGKGQTIPSLIALEMGMAEVGSLHYHALFASGFILMIILIIINMIFYSIRKNIDI; via the coding sequence ATGCAAAATATGAAAGAAAATATATTTAAATATATAATAAGGTTACTTACACTAATTTCTTTATTGATACTTGTTTTTATAATTATATTTATATTTAAGGAAAGTTTTAAATTTTTTAAAGAAGTCTCTATATTAAGATTTATAACGGGGGAAACATGGAATCCATTAGGGTCACCAGAAAAATTATCCATACTTCCAACAATATTAGGAACCTTATATGTATCGTTAGTAGCCATTACTATAGCATTACCTATAGGTATAGGAAGTTCTATAGTAATATCAAGTTATATAGGTGGAAGTGGAAAAATATTTATAAATTTATTATTGGATATATTAGTGGGAATACCGTCTGTAGTATATGGATTTATAGGACTGATAGTTTTAGTGAAATTTTTAGAAACTAATTTTTCTTTTTCATCAGGGGAGTCGATATTAGCTGGAGGTATACTTCTTTCAATAATGATAATTCCATATATAATATCCACTTGTAGTGAGTCTATGAATAAAATAAATAAGAAATATTCTAAAGATTCAAGTGTATTAGGAGTTTCAAAGAGTTACATGTTAAGAAAGATATTGATTCCTCAAAGCAAAAAAAGTATAGTAGCAGGTGCAGTTTTAGCATTAAGTAGAGCAATGGGAGAGACTATGGCAGTTATGATGGTTATAGGAAATGCACCTATAATACCCAGACTATTAGGAAAAGGACAAACTATTCCTTCACTAATTGCACTTGAGATGGGCATGGCAGAAGTGGGTAGTTTGCATTATCATGCACTTTTTGCATCTGGATTTATACTTATGATTATATTGATAATAATTAATATGATATTTTATTCAATTAGAAAAAATATAGATATATAA
- a CDS encoding phosphate ABC transporter substrate-binding protein: MKKISSLFLCLLLVFTLTLTGCSNPNTDKQNNIPQENVKQDNEFNAQVTFNGSSTLAPVISAISTDFIEEYTTWNKVDSKFPEKNIAIYVSAGGSGAGAKSIIEGTSDFGMLARSVKDEEKRKIKDIKEFKLGIDALTISINPENPLYKIKDDLSTEEIKKIFSGEYKKWNEIDSSLPDREIVVVIRDLGGGAHEVFQKSIMGDTEVRKDAIQSPSMGALVTKVMENKDAIGYASFGMVNQNQGKLLTLKVDGVEPTKENILSGSYKISRPLIVVKKGELTAEQKAFMDVVTSEKGSEIIEKMGFVPVN; encoded by the coding sequence ATGAAGAAAATATCTAGCTTATTTTTATGCCTGTTGTTAGTATTTACATTAACTTTGACAGGATGCTCAAATCCCAATACTGATAAACAAAATAATATACCGCAAGAAAATGTAAAACAAGATAATGAGTTTAATGCTCAAGTTACATTTAATGGTTCATCAACTTTAGCACCTGTCATATCAGCTATATCTACGGATTTTATAGAAGAATATACAACGTGGAATAAGGTGGACTCTAAATTTCCAGAAAAAAATATAGCCATATATGTTTCAGCAGGAGGTTCTGGTGCTGGTGCTAAATCGATAATTGAAGGAACTAGTGACTTTGGAATGCTTGCAAGAAGTGTAAAAGATGAGGAAAAAAGAAAAATAAAGGATATAAAAGAGTTTAAACTTGGAATAGATGCATTGACTATATCTATAAATCCAGAAAATCCACTATATAAAATAAAAGATGATTTAAGTACAGAAGAAATCAAAAAAATATTTTCAGGCGAGTATAAAAAATGGAATGAAATAGACAGTAGCTTACCAGATAGAGAGATAGTAGTAGTTATAAGAGATTTAGGCGGTGGAGCTCACGAAGTTTTTCAAAAAAGTATTATGGGAGATACTGAAGTAAGAAAAGATGCAATACAATCACCTTCAATGGGTGCGCTTGTAACGAAAGTAATGGAAAACAAAGATGCCATAGGCTATGCTTCGTTTGGAATGGTAAATCAAAATCAAGGGAAACTACTTACACTAAAAGTTGATGGAGTAGAACCAACTAAAGAAAACATATTAAGTGGTTCATATAAAATATCTAGACCTCTTATAGTAGTCAAAAAAGGGGAACTAACAGCAGAACAAAAAGCTTTCATGGATGTAGTTACATCTGAAAAAGGATCAGAAATTATTGAAAAGATGGGATTTGTTCCAGTTAACTAA
- a CDS encoding NAD(P)H-dependent glycerol-3-phosphate dehydrogenase gives MKGKISVLGGGSWGTALALSLAKKGHDIDIWMRDKKQCEDMNYTRENIKYLPGVVIPNNIRATNDLEKAISNKEILISAVPTQSVRDNIKNMKQYINKNQIIVNVSKGIEIGSLCRISEVVKEELPDNEYVVLSGPSHAEEVARDLPTTLVVASDKRKVAEYIQDIFMTPKLRVYTNPDVVGVEMGGALKNIIALGAGISDGLGYGDNTKSALMTRGITEIGRLGCKMGAREVTFAGLSGIGDLIVTCTSIHSRNRRAGILIGEGKNLDEVSTTIGMVVEGTKTTKAAYELSKKYNVEMPITQEIYNVLYSGSDVKNSVVNLMMRNKKYEMEDVYKGIEIDW, from the coding sequence TTGAAAGGTAAAATTTCTGTACTAGGTGGTGGAAGTTGGGGTACAGCCCTAGCACTTTCACTAGCTAAAAAAGGACATGATATAGATATATGGATGAGAGATAAAAAGCAATGTGAAGATATGAACTATACTAGAGAAAATATAAAGTACTTACCAGGAGTAGTTATTCCTAATAATATAAGAGCTACTAATGATCTAGAAAAAGCAATATCTAATAAAGAAATACTAATATCAGCTGTACCCACTCAATCTGTTAGAGACAATATTAAAAATATGAAGCAATATATAAATAAAAATCAAATAATAGTAAATGTCTCTAAAGGAATCGAAATAGGTAGTCTGTGTAGAATATCTGAAGTAGTAAAAGAAGAGCTTCCAGATAATGAGTATGTTGTATTATCTGGTCCATCTCATGCAGAAGAAGTTGCAAGAGACTTACCAACTACACTAGTAGTAGCTTCAGATAAAAGAAAAGTAGCAGAATATATTCAAGACATATTCATGACACCCAAACTTAGAGTATATACGAATCCAGATGTAGTAGGGGTAGAAATGGGTGGAGCGTTAAAAAATATAATAGCTCTTGGAGCGGGAATATCAGATGGACTTGGATATGGAGATAATACAAAGTCAGCTCTTATGACTAGAGGTATCACAGAAATAGGAAGACTAGGATGTAAGATGGGTGCAAGAGAAGTTACCTTTGCAGGGTTATCTGGTATAGGAGACTTAATAGTTACTTGTACTAGTATACATAGTAGAAATAGAAGAGCAGGGATACTTATAGGAGAAGGTAAAAATCTTGATGAAGTGTCAACTACCATAGGAATGGTAGTTGAAGGAACTAAAACAACTAAGGCTGCCTATGAATTATCAAAAAAATATAATGTAGAAATGCCTATAACTCAAGAAATATATAATGTTCTATACAGTGGTTCGGATGTAAAAAACTCTGTTGTAAATTTAATGATGAGAAACAAAAAGTATGAAATGGAAGATGTATATAAAGGAATAGAAATAGATTGGTAA
- the plsY gene encoding glycerol-3-phosphate 1-O-acyltransferase PlsY, producing the protein MKDVILIIITSYLLGNFQTSYILGKIIKKTDIREFGSGNAGTTNALRVFGKKFAIATLLLDALKGVIAVIIGKYILNDMGALISGIFVVLGHNWPVFLKFKGGKGIATTIGVALVTLPVQGIICIAIGISIIIKTKYVSLGTMLAVAIWPIVYLFTKRPFDHRYFIFTLILALMAIYKHKSNISRLLRGEEAKLGKKV; encoded by the coding sequence ATGAAAGATGTTATCTTAATTATAATTACATCTTACTTACTAGGTAACTTTCAAACTTCGTATATACTAGGGAAAATAATTAAGAAAACAGATATAAGAGAATTTGGAAGTGGAAACGCGGGAACAACTAATGCTTTAAGAGTATTTGGAAAAAAATTTGCAATAGCTACACTCCTTTTAGATGCACTAAAAGGAGTTATAGCCGTAATTATAGGAAAATATATTTTAAACGATATGGGCGCACTAATATCAGGTATCTTTGTAGTTCTAGGGCATAATTGGCCAGTATTTCTCAAATTTAAAGGTGGAAAAGGAATAGCCACTACCATTGGAGTGGCGCTTGTAACATTACCAGTACAAGGAATAATATGTATAGCTATAGGTATTTCTATAATCATAAAAACTAAATATGTATCTTTAGGTACTATGTTAGCAGTTGCAATATGGCCTATAGTATATCTTTTTACCAAACGACCATTTGACCATAGATATTTTATATTTACTTTAATACTAGCTCTTATGGCAATATATAAACATAAGAGTAATATATCAAGACTCTTAAGAGGGGAAGAAGCTAAGTTAGGTAAAAAAGTTTAG
- the der gene encoding ribosome biogenesis GTPase Der: MARPVVAIVGRPNVGKSTLFNRIVGERISIVEDKPGVTRDRIYAEAEWLNKYFTLIDTGGIEPESKDIILSQMRRQAEIAIETGDVILFVVDGLEGLTSTDREVAEMLRRSGKEVLLVCNKIDTPKNPDSIYEFYELGLGSPIVISAGQSLGLGDLLDEVIGHFPEDKDTEYEDDVIKVAVIGKPNAGKSSLINKVLGENRVIVSDIAGTTRDAIDTPFTRGEDKYVLIDTAGLRRKKNVDESIERYSVIRTLMAIERSDVCVIMIDATEGVTEQDAKIAGYAHNNGKASVIVVNKWDAIEKGDKTYLDFEKEVMNTLSFMTYAPIIFISAKTGQRVNKLFDLIKIVSNNHAMRITTGVLNDIINEAVLMNQPPTDKGKRLKIYYGTQVASKPPKFVIFINDKELMHFSYGRYLENQIRKSFGFEGTPLQFEFNEKKGD; encoded by the coding sequence GTGGCAAGACCAGTAGTAGCGATCGTAGGTAGACCGAATGTAGGAAAGTCCACTTTATTTAATAGAATTGTAGGAGAACGAATATCTATAGTTGAAGATAAGCCAGGAGTAACAAGAGATAGAATATATGCAGAGGCAGAATGGCTAAACAAATATTTCACATTAATAGACACAGGTGGAATAGAGCCTGAAAGTAAAGACATCATATTATCTCAAATGAGAAGACAAGCTGAGATAGCTATAGAAACAGGAGATGTAATATTATTTGTAGTAGATGGCTTAGAAGGACTTACATCTACAGATAGAGAAGTTGCAGAGATGCTTAGAAGATCAGGAAAAGAAGTTTTATTAGTATGTAATAAGATAGACACTCCTAAAAACCCAGATAGTATATATGAATTTTATGAACTAGGATTAGGATCACCTATAGTAATTTCTGCTGGACAAAGTCTAGGATTAGGAGATCTTTTAGACGAAGTAATAGGGCACTTCCCAGAGGATAAGGATACTGAATATGAAGATGATGTTATAAAAGTTGCTGTTATAGGAAAGCCAAATGCAGGTAAGTCTTCTCTTATAAATAAAGTACTTGGCGAAAATAGAGTTATAGTAAGTGATATAGCAGGTACAACAAGAGATGCAATAGATACTCCATTTACAAGAGGAGAAGATAAATATGTACTAATAGATACTGCAGGACTTAGAAGAAAGAAAAACGTAGATGAAAGCATTGAGAGATATAGTGTAATAAGAACACTTATGGCTATAGAGAGATCCGATGTATGTGTTATCATGATAGACGCTACAGAGGGAGTAACGGAACAGGATGCTAAGATAGCAGGATATGCTCATAACAATGGAAAAGCTTCTGTAATAGTAGTAAATAAATGGGATGCAATTGAAAAAGGGGATAAAACTTATTTAGATTTTGAAAAAGAAGTTATGAATACTTTATCCTTTATGACTTATGCTCCTATAATATTTATATCAGCTAAAACAGGTCAGAGAGTAAATAAGCTTTTTGACTTAATAAAGATAGTTTCAAATAATCATGCTATGAGGATAACAACTGGAGTTCTAAATGATATTATAAATGAAGCTGTACTCATGAATCAGCCGCCTACAGATAAAGGAAAGAGATTGAAAATATACTATGGTACACAAGTAGCTTCTAAACCTCCTAAATTTGTAATATTTATAAATGATAAAGAGCTTATGCACTTTTCATATGGTAGGTACCTAGAAAACCAAATTAGAAAATCATTTGGATTTGAAGGTACACCGTTACAATTTGAGTTTAACGAAAAAAAGGGGGACTAA
- a CDS encoding radical SAM protein: MELKNIEQSINIVEEVMKGSIAEELEIEPGDILVSVNGQEIKDIIDYKYIMTDDFVTILIQKQDGEVWELEIEKEYDEDIGISFTNPLIDKAKSCRNNCIFCFIDQLPKGMRETLYFKDDDSRLSFLQGNFITLTNLSDEEIDRIIKYRISPINISVHTTNPELRKKMLNNKNAGRVYEILKKFNEVNIEMNCQIVLVPNVNDKEELSRTLDDLYKLYPNVNSVAVVPIGITKYRDGLKKVDIFNNKTSNELLDLIENKQSEFLKSIGTRFVFASDEFFVLANREAPKHDDYEGFAQIENGVGLMRSFQSEVEDELEKIEGKPTLNKEYIIPTGTIAYEFMKKITSLVMEKFDGLNIKVIPIKNNFFGETITVTGLITGNDLIDQLKNEDLKDGILITKSMLKADEDIFLDNVTLEELKERLNTQVTVAKVDGKEFVDIFRK, translated from the coding sequence ATGGAGCTAAAAAACATAGAGCAGAGCATAAATATTGTAGAAGAAGTTATGAAAGGAAGTATAGCTGAAGAATTAGAAATTGAACCGGGAGACATATTAGTTTCAGTAAATGGACAGGAAATAAAGGACATTATAGATTATAAATATATAATGACAGATGATTTTGTTACTATTTTAATACAAAAGCAAGATGGAGAGGTTTGGGAGTTAGAAATAGAAAAGGAGTATGATGAAGATATAGGGATATCATTTACTAATCCTTTAATAGATAAAGCTAAAAGCTGTAGAAATAACTGCATATTTTGCTTTATAGATCAATTACCAAAAGGTATGAGAGAAACCCTTTACTTTAAAGATGATGACTCCAGACTTTCATTTCTACAAGGAAACTTTATTACCCTTACTAATCTAAGTGATGAAGAAATAGATAGAATTATAAAATATAGAATTAGCCCTATAAATATTTCTGTTCATACTACCAATCCAGAGTTAAGGAAAAAAATGCTAAACAACAAGAATGCTGGTAGGGTTTATGAAATACTTAAGAAGTTTAATGAAGTTAATATAGAAATGAACTGTCAAATAGTATTAGTACCAAACGTAAATGATAAAGAAGAGCTATCTAGAACTTTAGATGATCTGTATAAGCTTTACCCTAATGTAAATAGTGTTGCCGTAGTTCCAATAGGCATAACTAAGTATAGAGATGGTTTGAAAAAGGTAGACATATTTAACAATAAAACATCAAATGAACTATTAGATCTCATAGAAAATAAACAAAGTGAATTTTTAAAGTCTATAGGAACTAGATTTGTTTTTGCCTCAGATGAATTTTTTGTTCTAGCTAATAGAGAAGCACCAAAGCATGATGATTATGAAGGGTTTGCTCAAATAGAAAATGGTGTGGGGCTTATGAGGTCTTTTCAGTCAGAGGTAGAAGATGAGCTTGAAAAAATAGAAGGAAAACCAACTTTGAATAAAGAATATATAATACCGACAGGTACAATAGCATATGAATTTATGAAAAAAATAACTAGTCTGGTAATGGAAAAGTTTGATGGTTTAAATATAAAAGTGATTCCTATAAAAAATAATTTTTTCGGTGAAACTATTACAGTAACAGGACTTATTACAGGAAATGATTTAATAGATCAATTAAAAAATGAAGATCTAAAAGATGGAATATTAATAACTAAAAGTATGCTGAAGGCAGATGAGGATATATTTTTAGATAATGTAACTTTAGAAGAGCTGAAGGAAAGGCTAAATACTCAAGTTACAGTGGCAAAAGTTGATGGTAAAGAATTTGTTGATATATTTAGAAAATAA